The following nucleotide sequence is from Bradyrhizobium roseum.
TGTCGGCGATCGGCAGACAGATCAGGTTCGCGACCAGCGCCCCGTACAGCGTCGCCAGCAAAGCCACGGCCATGAACGGGCCGAGCTTCGAAGGGTCCGACATGTTCGAGAACATCTGCACCATGCCGAGCAGCGTACCGATCATGCCGAACGCCGGCGCACAGTCGCCGATGGCGCGATAGATCTTCGAGCCTTCGTTCAGGTGCATCAGGAAATTGTCGCGATCGCGCTCCAGGTTGTCGCGGATGAATTCGAGATCGTAGCCGTCGGCGACGTAACGGATTCCCTTGGCCAGGAAAGGTTCGTCGGTTTCGACCTTTTCGAGGCCGACCGGCCCCTGCTTGCGGGCGATTTCCGCGATCCGCGCCAGTTCATCGACCAGGTCGCGCGCCGAAAGCCGGCTCATCGTGAAGGCAAATTTGGCACCCAGCGGCATTCCGTGCAGGATCGCGCTAAGGGGAAACCGGATCAGAGTAGCGGCGAACGAGCCGCCGAAGATGATGATGACGGCGTGGATGTCGTAGAACATCCGGAAGTCACCGCCCATCAGGATCAGCGTACACAGGACGATGATGCCGGCGACCAGCCCGACGAGCGTGGTGATATCCATTCTGAACTCCGACGCTTACGCGAACGACCGGCCATCCTGACCGGTCGCGCCGCCCCCCGCCGGAGCCGCGCAAGAGGCACCCTACGACCGCGCCATTAAAGACGCGTAAAGGATAAACCTAAAGCCCGGTCGTAGAAACGCGGGCTTGCAGCCCGCGCCGTCTCAAGAATTCGCTAACCATTGGTGAGAGGCCGGCAGGCCTACTGCGCCTGAACGCCGATTCCGGCGTCCTTGATGATCGGCCACCATTTTCCGATCTCGGCCTTCTGGAACGCGGCGAGTCCTTCAGGCGTCTGTTGCGCGCGCGGGGCGACGTCGAGCCCCAGTTCGGTAAAGCGCTTCTGGATCGCGGGATCGGCCAGCGCCTCCACCGTCGCGGCGTTGAGTTTTGCGATGATATCCTTCGGCGTGCCCTTCGGCGCAAAGAAGCCGAACCAGCCCGACATATAGAGGCCGGGCACGCCGGTCTCGTCCGCGGTCGGAATATCCGGCATCGAGGCCGAGCGCGTCGGCGACAGGTTGGCAAGCGCCTTGATCTTGCCGGCGCGGATTTGCGGCAGCGCGACCGCGCCCTGCACCACCAGCAGATCGACGGTGCCGGAGATCAGGTCGGTCATCGCGGGCCCCGCGCCGCGATAGGGAATGAACTGCACCTTCTGCTTGGTCAGGTTTTCGAACAGCACGCCGGTGACGTTCGCCGCCGCGTTCTGGTTGACGAAATTGATCTTGCCGGGATTGTC
It contains:
- a CDS encoding motility protein A; amino-acid sequence: MDITTLVGLVAGIIVLCTLILMGGDFRMFYDIHAVIIIFGGSFAATLIRFPLSAILHGMPLGAKFAFTMSRLSARDLVDELARIAEIARKQGPVGLEKVETDEPFLAKGIRYVADGYDLEFIRDNLERDRDNFLMHLNEGSKIYRAIGDCAPAFGMIGTLLGMVQMFSNMSDPSKLGPFMAVALLATLYGALVANLICLPIADKLHGKLLDEETNRTLIIDGILMIRDSKSPALVREMLLAYLPEKHRHDDGELVPA
- a CDS encoding Bug family tripartite tricarboxylate transporter substrate binding protein, with translation MKGFWAALSVLVLFGAAPAQAQTYPSRPITLIVPFPPGGSTDSAARIMAERMRATLGQSIVIENVGGAGGSIGVGRVARAAADGYTFDIGQWDTHVGSIIYKLDYDLEKDFEPIALVSNNPQLMVAKNDLPAKTLAELVAWMKDNPGKINFVNQNAAANVTGVLFENLTKQKVQFIPYRGAGPAMTDLISGTVDLLVVQGAVALPQIRAGKIKALANLSPTRSASMPDIPTADETGVPGLYMSGWFGFFAPKGTPKDIIAKLNAATVEALADPAIQKRFTELGLDVAPRAQQTPEGLAAFQKAEIGKWWPIIKDAGIGVQAQ